Genomic segment of Ralstonia pickettii:
GCCAGCGCCTCCACATTGCCCAGCCCGTTCTGCAGCGTCAGTACATGTGTCGCTGGGCCAATCAGATGACGCACGCTCGCCACTGCGGCGCGTGTGTGCATGGACTTGGTGAAGACGATCAGCAAGTCCGGCACATCGGCCGCATCGCCCGGACGCAGCGCCTGCAGGTTGCCGACATGACGGTCGCCCCAATCGGTTTCCAGCCGCAAACCGCGCGCGGCGATGGCGTGCAGATGTGCATCGTTGATGTCGAGCAGCGTGACATGCTGGTCGGCTTCGGCCAGCAACCCGCCAAACAGCGAGCCCATCGCGCCCGCTCCAAGAATGGCGATCTTCATCGGCATCTCAGCTCAGAACGGGTAGTGGCGCGGCGTGGTCTGCACCGTCATCCAGCGCAGCTCGGTGAACTCGGCCACACCGGCGCGGCCGCCGAACCGCCCGAAGCCGCTTGCCTTGACGCCGCCAAACGGCATCTGCGCCTCGTCGTGCACGGTCGGACCGTTGATGTGGCAGATGCCGGATTCGATGCGGCGCGCGACGTTCATGGCGCGGGCGACATCGCGGCTGAACACGGCGGACGACAAGCCGTATGCGTTGTCATTCGCACAGGCAACGGCGGCATCGTCGCCGTTCACACGCACGATGCCCTTGACGGGGCCGAATGATTCTTCTGAGTAGATCAGCATGTCGGGCGTCACGTGGTCGAGAAGCGTGGCGGGCATCAGCGTACTGGTGGCCTTGCCGCCGCACAGCAGCTTCGCGCCTTTGGCGAGCGCATCGTCGATGAGGTGGTTGCAGCGTTCGACGGTACTCATGTCGACCACCGAGCCCAGCACTGCCGGCCCCTTGCGCGGATCGCCAAGCGGCAGCGCCGCAGCCTTGGCCGCCAGCTTGGCGACAAATGCATCGGCGATGGATTCATCGACGATGATGCGCTCGGTGGACATGCAGATCTGGCCCGAATTGGCAAACGCGCCGAAGGCCGCGCCGTCGACAGCGGCGTCGATGTCCGCATCCGCCAACACCAGCAGCGGCGCCTTGCCGCCCAGTTCCAGCACCACAGGTTTCAGATATGTCGCGCACGTCTGCGCGATGATGCGGCCCACACGCGTTGAGCCGGTAAAGTTGACGCGCCGCACGGCGGGGTGCGCGATCATCGCCTCCACGATCACGCCCGCGTCGGCCGGGGCATTCGTCACGAAATTGACTACGCCGTTTGGCAAGCCCGCCTCCTGCAAGGCTTCGATGATGAGCCCGTGCGTGGCCGGCGAAACTTCCGAGCCCTTGAGCACGACAGTGTTGCCGCATGCCAGCGGCAGCGCAATCGCCCGCACGGCGAGGATGACCGGCGCATTCCATGGAGCAATTCCGAGCACCACGCCCGCCGGCTGGCGCACACCCAAGGCGAGGCTGCCGGGCACGTCGGACGGAATGATCTCGCCCGCGATCTGC
This window contains:
- a CDS encoding aldehyde dehydrogenase codes for the protein MTNTNVAPLDAAHTIAMLINGERVQAANGAVFERRNPLDGTVATRAPAATAEDARRAVDAAAAAFPAWAAMGPTERRALLMRAAQALEAKGEAFAAAMAAETGASALWAGFNVHLAASGLQEAAAMVTQIAGEIIPSDVPGSLALGVRQPAGVVLGIAPWNAPVILAVRAIALPLACGNTVVLKGSEVSPATHGLIIEALQEAGLPNGVVNFVTNAPADAGVIVEAMIAHPAVRRVNFTGSTRVGRIIAQTCATYLKPVVLELGGKAPLLVLADADIDAAVDGAAFGAFANSGQICMSTERIIVDESIADAFVAKLAAKAAALPLGDPRKGPAVLGSVVDMSTVERCNHLIDDALAKGAKLLCGGKATSTLMPATLLDHVTPDMLIYSEESFGPVKGIVRVNGDDAAVACANDNAYGLSSAVFSRDVARAMNVARRIESGICHINGPTVHDEAQMPFGGVKASGFGRFGGRAGVAEFTELRWMTVQTTPRHYPF